In Oryza sativa Japonica Group chromosome 2, ASM3414082v1, the following are encoded in one genomic region:
- the LOC4331078 gene encoding wall-associated receptor kinase 1 isoform X1 — MTHPPDLGIFALQKTKEGSLCAIYLYGYQARPACKSKTARRTTRRRLYMLEMATTSTLHQAVAYLLAVMLVCLAPVTPASAQPWPGCPDKCGNISISYPFGIGAGCARDKDFQLECDGNTPHFNYLDDREKKLVSLSIADGEVRVFVDAGSNCHDDRFKAISGHYRTPDYGRSIAYRFSTARNRLVVLGCPVLGYLVDADDNYVTGCTSTCRRSQSQGDLPGQCTGESGCCQNTMPRALNVYKPYILTLNKTEEPTRNVPDQQELPPTEPVFRHLDSTKCQYVFVAEDKWINTTYSYRAFINRTSDFTVPVVLDWAIRNAGNCDIAVRNRTDYACRSAHSECFNASDGQGYRCRCSKGYEGNPYLDGGCKDIDECQRTKEYPCFGKCTNTIGSYTCECRPGTSGNATQENGCLPTDKFTLALKVVTGIQSAGYQATLLMHLFSCRELMNIIGIPCSGVSVGVFLLLFMLFWLYLGLQKRKLIRTKQRFFEQNGGVLLQQQMSSYGGTSGGAGGFKIFSKEELEKATNSFAADRVLGRGGYGIVYKGVLEDNMVVAIKKSKMIEEAQTKEFAKEMCILSQINHKNVVKLLGCCLEVEVPMLVYEFVSNGTLDHYIHGSTLNTVISLDSRLRIAAESAEALSYMHSSASPPILHGDVKTANILLDDKLTAKVSDFGTSKLVPNDEFEIATLVQGTCGYLDPEYLMTCQLTNKSDVYSFGVVLLELLTRKKALYFGGSEEDRSLVSCFMTAVRDGRHEELIDSQVRNEMTEEVLQEITHLVMRCVSMSGEERPMMKEVAEKLEMLRRYQLHPWDKGDANPEEKQSLLDMEQRNVDQKFRHHHDYDPENPACRS, encoded by the exons CTCCAAAAAACGAAGGAAGGAAGCTTGTGCGCGATCTATTTATATGGATATCAAGCCCGGCCGGCATGTAAAAGCAAGACGGCAAGAAGAACAACACGAAGGCGATTATACATGTTAGAAATGGCTACCACTAGTACACTGCATCAGGCGGTTGCCTACTTATTAGCCGTCATGCTCGTCTGCTTGGCGCCGGTGACACCGGCATCGGCTCAGCCATGGCCGGGCTGCCCCGACAAGTGCGGGAACATCAGCATCTCCTACCCCTTCGGCATTGGCGCCGGCTGCGCCCGGGACAAAGACTTCCAGCTCGAGTGCGACGGCAACACTCCGCACTTCAACTACCTGGATGATCGTGAGAAAAAGCTGGTGAGCCTTTCCATCGCCGACGGCGAGGTCCGGGTCTTCGTCGACGCGGGAAGCAACTGCCACGACGACCGCTTCAAAGCAATCAGTGGGCACTACCGCACGCCGGACTACGGCCGCAGCATCGCCTACCGGTTCTCCACAGCGAGGAACCGCCTTGTCGTGCTCGGGTGCCCCGTCCTTGGCTACTTGGTTGACGCCGACGATAACTACGTCACTGGCTGCACATCCACGTGCCGGCGGTCGCAGTCGCAGGGTGACTTGCCGGGCCAGTGCACCGGCGAGTCGGGGTGCTGCCAGAACACCATGCCCCGCGCTCTCAACGTCTACAAGCCTTACATACTCACGTTGAATAAGACAGAGGAACCAACGCGAAACGTCCCCGACCAACAGGAGCTCCCGCCGACGGAACCCGTCTTCCGCCATCTCGACTCAACAAAATGCCAGTATGTGTTCGTGGCGGAGGACAAGTGGATCAACACCACCTACAGCTATCGCGCCTTCATCAACCGAACCAGCGACTTCACCGTCCCCGTCGTGCTCGACTGGGCCATCCGGAACGCCGGCAACTGCGACATCGCCGTGCGCAACAGGACGGACTACGCGTGCCGGAGCGCGCACAGCGAGTGCTTCAACGCCAGCGACGGCCAGGGGTACCGGTGCAGGTGCTCCAAGGGCTACGAGGGCAACCCCTACCTCGACGGTGGATGCAAAG ACATCGATGAATGCCAACGCACAAAGGAATACCCATGCTTCGGAAAATGCACAAACACAATCGGAAGCTACACCTGCGAATGCCGACCGGGGACTAGTGGAAATGCAACCCAGGAGAATGGATGCCTCCCAACGGACAAGTTCACGTTAGCTCTGAAAGTCGTTACAGGTATTCAATCGGCCGGTTATCAAGCAACATTATTAATGCACTTATTTTCTTGTCGGGAACTAATGAATATCATTGGCATACCATGTTCAGGGGTCAGCGTCGGTGTGTTCCTGTTACTGTTCATGTTGTTCTGGCTCTACCTGGGGCTCCAAAAGAGGAAGCTCATCAGAACGAAGCAAAGATTCTTTGAGCAGAACGGTGGCGTGCTTCTCCAGCAACAGATGAGTTCCTATGGTGGCACCAGCGGCGGAGCGGGTGGGTTCAAGATTTTCTCCAAGGAAGAGCTCGAGAAGGCCACCAACAGCTTTGCCGCCGACCGTGTTCTTGGCCGCGGTGGCTACGGCATCGTCTACAAAGGCGTCCTGGAGGACAACATGGTGGTGGCCATCAAGAAGTCAAAGATGATAGAGGAGGCACAGACCAAGGAATTTGCGAAGGAGATGTGCATCCTCTCCCAGATCAACCACAAGAACGTCGTCAAGTTGCTCGGTTGTTGTCTTGAAGTCGAAGTTCCCATGCTAGTTTATGAGTTTGTCTCAAACGGCACCCTCGACCACTACATCCATGGCAGCACTCTCAACACTGTCATATCCTTGGACTCTCGTCTTCGGATAGCGGCAGAGTCAGCAGAGGCACTCTCCTACATGCATTCTTCAGCCTCACCACCCATCCTCCACGGAGATGTCAAGACGGCAAATATCCTCCTTGATGACAAACTCACCGCAAAAGTTTCAGATTTTGGGACATCAAAACTGGTGCCTAATGATGAGTTCGAGATTGCAACTCTGGTGCAAGGGACATGTGGGTACCTAGACCCTGAGTACCTCATGACATGTCAGCTGACTAACAAGAGTGATGTGTACAGTTTTGGTGTTGTCCTCCTGGAGCTTCTAACCAGGAAGAAGGCACTCTACTTCGGCGGATCAGAGGAAGACAGGAGCCTCGTGTCTTGCTTCATGACGGCTGTGAGAGATGGCCGCCATGAGGAACTTATTGACAGCCAGGTGAGGAATGAGATGACAGAGGAGGTGCTCCAAGAGATTACACACCTCGTGATGCGATGTGTGAGCATGAGTGGTGAGGAACGACCGATGATGAAGGAGGTCGCTGAGAAGCTGGAGATGCTGAGGAGATACCAGCTACACCCCTGGGATAAAGGTGATGCCAATCCGGAGGAGAAGCAGAGCTTGCTTGACATGGAACAGAGAAATGTGGATCAGAAGTTCAGACACCACCATGACTATGATCCTGAAAATCCAGCTTGCAGATCCTAG
- the LOC4331078 gene encoding wall-associated receptor kinase 1 isoform X2: protein MTHPPDLGIFALQKTKEGSLCAIYLYGYQARPACKSKTARRTTRRRLYMLEMATTSTLHQAVAYLLAVMLVCLAPVTPASAQPWPGCPDKCGNISISYPFGIGAGCARDKDFQLECDGNTPHFNYLDDREKKLVSLSIADGEVRVFVDAGSNCHDDRFKAISGHYRTPDYGRSIAYRFSTARNRLVVLGCPVLGYLVDADDNYVTGCTSTCRRSQSQGDLPGQCTGESGCCQNTMPRALNVYKPYILTLNKTEEPTRNVPDQQELPPTEPVFRHLDSTKCQYVFVAEDKWINTTYSYRAFINRTSDFTVPVVLDWAIRNAGNCDIAVRNRTDYACRSAHSECFNASDGQGYRCRCSKGYEGNPYLDGGCKDIDECQRTKEYPCFGKCTNTIGSYTCECRPGTSGNATQENGCLPTDKFTLALKVVTGVSVGVFLLLFMLFWLYLGLQKRKLIRTKQRFFEQNGGVLLQQQMSSYGGTSGGAGGFKIFSKEELEKATNSFAADRVLGRGGYGIVYKGVLEDNMVVAIKKSKMIEEAQTKEFAKEMCILSQINHKNVVKLLGCCLEVEVPMLVYEFVSNGTLDHYIHGSTLNTVISLDSRLRIAAESAEALSYMHSSASPPILHGDVKTANILLDDKLTAKVSDFGTSKLVPNDEFEIATLVQGTCGYLDPEYLMTCQLTNKSDVYSFGVVLLELLTRKKALYFGGSEEDRSLVSCFMTAVRDGRHEELIDSQVRNEMTEEVLQEITHLVMRCVSMSGEERPMMKEVAEKLEMLRRYQLHPWDKGDANPEEKQSLLDMEQRNVDQKFRHHHDYDPENPACRS, encoded by the exons CTCCAAAAAACGAAGGAAGGAAGCTTGTGCGCGATCTATTTATATGGATATCAAGCCCGGCCGGCATGTAAAAGCAAGACGGCAAGAAGAACAACACGAAGGCGATTATACATGTTAGAAATGGCTACCACTAGTACACTGCATCAGGCGGTTGCCTACTTATTAGCCGTCATGCTCGTCTGCTTGGCGCCGGTGACACCGGCATCGGCTCAGCCATGGCCGGGCTGCCCCGACAAGTGCGGGAACATCAGCATCTCCTACCCCTTCGGCATTGGCGCCGGCTGCGCCCGGGACAAAGACTTCCAGCTCGAGTGCGACGGCAACACTCCGCACTTCAACTACCTGGATGATCGTGAGAAAAAGCTGGTGAGCCTTTCCATCGCCGACGGCGAGGTCCGGGTCTTCGTCGACGCGGGAAGCAACTGCCACGACGACCGCTTCAAAGCAATCAGTGGGCACTACCGCACGCCGGACTACGGCCGCAGCATCGCCTACCGGTTCTCCACAGCGAGGAACCGCCTTGTCGTGCTCGGGTGCCCCGTCCTTGGCTACTTGGTTGACGCCGACGATAACTACGTCACTGGCTGCACATCCACGTGCCGGCGGTCGCAGTCGCAGGGTGACTTGCCGGGCCAGTGCACCGGCGAGTCGGGGTGCTGCCAGAACACCATGCCCCGCGCTCTCAACGTCTACAAGCCTTACATACTCACGTTGAATAAGACAGAGGAACCAACGCGAAACGTCCCCGACCAACAGGAGCTCCCGCCGACGGAACCCGTCTTCCGCCATCTCGACTCAACAAAATGCCAGTATGTGTTCGTGGCGGAGGACAAGTGGATCAACACCACCTACAGCTATCGCGCCTTCATCAACCGAACCAGCGACTTCACCGTCCCCGTCGTGCTCGACTGGGCCATCCGGAACGCCGGCAACTGCGACATCGCCGTGCGCAACAGGACGGACTACGCGTGCCGGAGCGCGCACAGCGAGTGCTTCAACGCCAGCGACGGCCAGGGGTACCGGTGCAGGTGCTCCAAGGGCTACGAGGGCAACCCCTACCTCGACGGTGGATGCAAAG ACATCGATGAATGCCAACGCACAAAGGAATACCCATGCTTCGGAAAATGCACAAACACAATCGGAAGCTACACCTGCGAATGCCGACCGGGGACTAGTGGAAATGCAACCCAGGAGAATGGATGCCTCCCAACGGACAAGTTCACGTTAGCTCTGAAAGTCGTTACAG GGGTCAGCGTCGGTGTGTTCCTGTTACTGTTCATGTTGTTCTGGCTCTACCTGGGGCTCCAAAAGAGGAAGCTCATCAGAACGAAGCAAAGATTCTTTGAGCAGAACGGTGGCGTGCTTCTCCAGCAACAGATGAGTTCCTATGGTGGCACCAGCGGCGGAGCGGGTGGGTTCAAGATTTTCTCCAAGGAAGAGCTCGAGAAGGCCACCAACAGCTTTGCCGCCGACCGTGTTCTTGGCCGCGGTGGCTACGGCATCGTCTACAAAGGCGTCCTGGAGGACAACATGGTGGTGGCCATCAAGAAGTCAAAGATGATAGAGGAGGCACAGACCAAGGAATTTGCGAAGGAGATGTGCATCCTCTCCCAGATCAACCACAAGAACGTCGTCAAGTTGCTCGGTTGTTGTCTTGAAGTCGAAGTTCCCATGCTAGTTTATGAGTTTGTCTCAAACGGCACCCTCGACCACTACATCCATGGCAGCACTCTCAACACTGTCATATCCTTGGACTCTCGTCTTCGGATAGCGGCAGAGTCAGCAGAGGCACTCTCCTACATGCATTCTTCAGCCTCACCACCCATCCTCCACGGAGATGTCAAGACGGCAAATATCCTCCTTGATGACAAACTCACCGCAAAAGTTTCAGATTTTGGGACATCAAAACTGGTGCCTAATGATGAGTTCGAGATTGCAACTCTGGTGCAAGGGACATGTGGGTACCTAGACCCTGAGTACCTCATGACATGTCAGCTGACTAACAAGAGTGATGTGTACAGTTTTGGTGTTGTCCTCCTGGAGCTTCTAACCAGGAAGAAGGCACTCTACTTCGGCGGATCAGAGGAAGACAGGAGCCTCGTGTCTTGCTTCATGACGGCTGTGAGAGATGGCCGCCATGAGGAACTTATTGACAGCCAGGTGAGGAATGAGATGACAGAGGAGGTGCTCCAAGAGATTACACACCTCGTGATGCGATGTGTGAGCATGAGTGGTGAGGAACGACCGATGATGAAGGAGGTCGCTGAGAAGCTGGAGATGCTGAGGAGATACCAGCTACACCCCTGGGATAAAGGTGATGCCAATCCGGAGGAGAAGCAGAGCTTGCTTGACATGGAACAGAGAAATGTGGATCAGAAGTTCAGACACCACCATGACTATGATCCTGAAAATCCAGCTTGCAGATCCTAG